The region AGGAGAAATAACATGCCAAAGTTTAGAAAcataaattcatcaaatatttattattgtttttttgttcacGAAAAAAGTCCTTTGTATTTGTTGGAAAATCTCAGCTTCATATTATTGCAAAATATGGTGTAAAGGtgtggtggagggggggggggtggttcacaaagatttaagtgtgactgaAAATTGATTCTAAAATCTTAGTTCCATGCAGAATCTCTATGCATTGGTTTGATTGTGAGTTCTAGTTTAAATCAATATTCtgacaatgatttttttattttaaaaatcttgatacatgcattaaaaaaaatctgtaattGTAGTATATCTGTAATAACAGGAAACatgtatgttttgttatttaacACTATCCAGGGCTGTGtttggaaatatttattttggcattttttaaGACTAAGATTAAGATTAAGACActctaagggtgtgtttatgcttccattgcgaggacagaatcagcgatttcaaacgtcgattcaaaacgctgatTGTAAActtggttctgggagtgctgttaaTGCATAACTTTCCAGAGCAAAttatgatctccagctggctacGCATCGTAAAGcaaggtcaaattgggcgcgccttttttcaaaagtttttttttccgattgttgttattacgtagagataacattgagcaatacgactgtatttgcccgcggattttcatctcaccggaagcatgtaccaaatgacgtcatttaaacacgtttacgatcgtggttctgtttatacttccccagaaagcctgattctggtcaaacgtttacaaacgcacctttttgtgagtttacgatcggcgttttgaaacagcgtttaaatgaaagtaagcatggacgcaaccgtgttttggactaatcacgtttggaaacgctgattctggcctgaaaagtggaagtaTAAACACAGCCTAAGACCAATGCAAGTTTGGtttttaagtgatttttttttcttgttgtggGAAGGAGAACGGAATGACTGGATGAGGGTTTTCCTTGTTCCCAGATTATGACAAATCATGTATATTGCTTGATTCTCAAATGCTATTTGTCCCCAATAGCAATTTCTACAAAGTATTGTTTACAAAAGTTTTAGCAATATTATAACTCttttaaatgatacaaaatttatatcagttcagatatatgtcattcatgaaaattatttggagaaaaattttacattttatattattcaagattcaagatttatTAGAAATATGTGATTGCAGCTTAAAAGCTGAATTGACAGATGTTCTACAatctaaaaaaacaacaatgaaatcaacaaataatataacaaaacaatcaagaaatttacagaaattacaatataaattcaaaataaaatggtaTTCTCAAGGAATAGTGATAATgtgatacccttttcataaacctgtcctccaattagccgcctaagagtaatgcggataattcaataaaaattgcgttcacaaactccgaaaataagccgcattatttttacgagcgcccatcctgaaaaaggcggataatcgtcatgacaactggacacgccccctccgatgcggttgtgttggaaaagggtgaccttgtgaccgcaccatggcaattatccgcattatttggaaatgcgttcataaactcaaaatcttgtcccgatgctgctattatgcggataatagcagcatcagagtaatgcggataactcttgtcctcctccaattttacgaccaaattatgctgctattagccgcataattgggtttatgaaaggggtataggataatatttgaaaatctaTGAGAAGATGCACATTAACTAAACATTTGAAAGACCATCTGAGAAGGTTGAGCAGAACTTTGACAAGAAATTATAACAATagcaaatgttaaaaaaaaataagcaaaatattgTTTGAACCTGTCTATTAGAGCGTTAGCCTTGTGCTAACATGGGAATGAATCCTTTCCCAGTCtgctattttattttgaattgtagCATATAGTGAGTGGTCACAACCATCTCAATTTTAATTAGTGCTGGAGCTAAGTCTGAACACAACAATTGAACTTGAAAAGCAATTGACCCCATGATTCAAACTATACCCCAGATGATTATGTTGAATTACCTTGACCagtaaaatttaaagaaaaaaaaaatcaaaagcatGTTTATTCTCAAGGTATGGTTAAGAGATTATATGAAAAAGATATTTGTCATTAtttagttttcagttttctgTATGAACACACCCATTTGGAGTGTGTTCAGTAGCCCTTTGAGACATCCATCATCAGCCATCATTTCATTGGTTTCCTTTCCAGCAGGTCTCGCTTCAAGACGGTGACATCATCCTTTTTCTATTCTGGTCCTAAAccacattctttttttaataattccATTCTTCAAGGAGTGGGGGCAACTGTCAAGTTGAAGGGGAAATGCTCTCACCACAAAGAACTCTCGACCCATTGTATGAAACAGGAAGAACATTGCCATGTATGGGTGCATTAATATTCATACCTCAGTTTCATGACTTGCATTTTATTGCAAGATTATGAAATGTTAATAAGCttgacaaaataaatatttagttTTTCAAAAATGATCAAGAATtccaatgataaaaatgaaaatttctgaTAATTATTTGCAACATTATTTACTGCTTGACATTAAGTAAAAATACTGAATAATCATTACTTGGTATACAATTACATGAAGTGCAAGATGTTTCCACTGTATaatttacttttcttttcttgaaatgTTTAACAATTCCAACTGTTTATCAACTGGAGATTGTGCGTTGAATTATCCGTGTGAGATAGATTTTCACAAATCTGTCCAAttattgtatgaaaaaatggtTATGTTTGATCCTCATGATTTTTAAGGCGAAAATTGTCAGAGCAATTAAGAGACATGACGTGAAGATTGATATGTCTTATTACTCGTAActttaatttttaaataatatacttttgcatgattttttttgacaGAAACTGGTtttatgatgatataaataataaacaagtcAATATCTCTTAAAAGATTATAAGATCATTCAACATGATGATGTGTGCATGCCGGACACACTTGTCTCTGTATTTGACTGTCTTGATCTTGCTTCATTGTCGCTATCAGTTAATGTAGAACTACTCAAGAATCTCCGTAGGAATCTGGACGGTTCTGGTATGCGAGAAAACTCACAGCGCACCATGCATCCAAAGACAATCTTGAAGTTTGGATGTTTTAAAGCGTAGATGATGGGATTCAGACAACTATCAAAGACGAGAACCAGAGCCAAATAGGATGACACGTGTGAGATTAGACCTGGACTTTTGACGAAAGTTGTTGCAAAGAGGAGGATGGTGTAGGGCAGGACGCACATGAAGAATCCGCAGATTACATACAATAGGTTCTTTGTGATTGTGATGTCAAGTCTTGTTGGTTTGTGCACTTTCTTTTGTCCTGGTTCCTTTTTAGCAGGTGGAACCTTTTCTGTTTCGGAAGACTTGTTTGGTGATGGCTCTGATGGGGATAGCTTCGCTTTGCTTGCTGTTGCCATGGTGTTCCGAACATGCTCCCTGACATGTCTGTAAATGAATGTGTAACTCATGACAATCAACATGAAAGACATCATTGAAAGAATACCAGCTAGAATCTGGTAAACATAAGCTATTGGATGCATGAAGTCCCATGCACATAGTCTGGAGTTGATATCAAAACCTAGTTTCCCATGACCTGCGGCTTGGGGTACGACCAATGTTACTATAGGGTACATCCAAGAGAGAATGACCATCAGGGCCATCTTGGATGGTGTGTATATCCGTCTGTAATCCTTCCGAGATCTAGTGATTAAGATGTATCGGTTGATTGCGATTAGGGCCAGGGTCAACACACTGCAGCTAACTGCAGTCACCACGATTGACCCCGCGATGGCGCAGATGACAGGATGCAGTGGCCAGCCTTTCGGGCCAAGCAACCCAACGGCCTGGAAAGGCTGGACAATGGAGACCAATAAATCTGTCACACTCAGGCTGATGATGAAGACGTTCGTAGCGGTCTGGAGCTTCCTGGATAAGAGAACGGCTGCCATCACAAAGAGATTTCCAACGATACCCACCATACCGATGATGCAGTAGAGAATAGCCAAAAAAGCACGTTCTGCATAATTGTTAATGCCATGTATATGACTCCCATCGTCCCAGGCAGGTGGGTTCGTCAAATAAGAATCTGTGGCCATTGTTCAGTTCAAAGCTATCCTTCCCTCTGATCCATTGGCAATTAAGATAAATCTTTTAAGggctgtaaaataaaaaaaattattattctcaaCCAACTGAATAAAATAGATAGTTCATaagtttcaaaataataaaatacaattgtgaatttgaaaaaaaatgcaaatatggaGAAAAGCCTATACTGAAAATTAATTATTGGCAGAGACCTTGAATAATTTGCATTGTGAAGATGTGTTTTTCTGTCTGGAAGTTTCATTAACAAAATCACAACTGTTATGGGcatttacactttaaaaactgAGGCAAGGCCAAGTTTTGCTCCAGGTAATCAGAGATAAGATTTGAAAACCAGGGGCCATGTGTGTCTGGCTGCCAGAATGCATGGCGATAAACACACATTCGTAATTGACTTCATTAGGAGTGAGGAAACTTCCGCTTAGATTCAGACTCTTGCTATGCTGTAGGGAGGAGCATttataaattgattttcattccttccttcagTTTTATCTTACAAGTAATTACTTTTAGCCTTGATATTTCTCCTCtgactctttccctctctctgtctctgtCTCTCAAATTATTCAGTGTCTGTCATTTTGTTGTTACTCTCCCCCCTCTTTTCCATGTATACAATTACAACAGCCCCCTATTTCTTCACTCCCTTTCCCCATATTGCAtgcctattttcttttttaaaatgtataacaaaatggaatataatCCTTATTTGTGAGTGACAAAATTGTTTGTGGCTATTCCCAAAGAATGGTACTAACTGTTGTTAATGtcagatatttttttccacttttATCCCCTtatatattcactttattacagTTTTCCTCTATCCAATTTTTTCCCATGTCTATAACATTCCCCAATGTTTTTCTTAACCTTTCTCTGTAAAAGCTTAATTTCCATTGTTGTATTTTTAGTTTACCTCTCTCAGTCTCATCTACTTCATTATACCGCCACTTGTCCTCTTTCCCCTTTTTGTCCCACCCCTTtcagtattcattttttttctttatagcTGTCTTCACCATTTTACCATTCATTgcctcttttcttcttttgcttCCCCTCATAATCCATTCCTTCAAACATTGCTCCCTTCATTATAATCccccatctcccccccccctcgtctctctatttttcttactcttttccctttctcatttttcttctattttcccATTCCTATATATCCTTCTCTCTCCCCCACTCCCTCCCTCTTCTTTCCAGtgtcttacatgtatttgatattcAACTCCTTTCTCTTCAAATCCTgtcttttatttccttcatctTCTGAGCATCCTCTGCTTCTTTGATACCCATCCCTCTTTCCCTCTATTTCATTCCTCCATCTCATGATTAAAGTGATTGAGTAATTGAATAAAGGATGTATCTGAAGCAAGGGAATTAAGAGATACAGGTAGACATTGTCTGTACCCTTTATATCCCAGTGGAGGAAAGGGCAATGAGAGCACCTTCCTTCCAATCCCTTCCCATTGAAATTCAGAATTACTTATTGACAGATGGATCCCTATTACATGGACAATTCCTCCTGATTTCTATACCATCAACATCAATCAGTGAACAATGGAGGCCTGGCTAAATGTCTGGGTCTTTTTATCACATATATTGTGATTCTAGTTGattccataaaaaaatcatattagaaATATTCCGTTTGCCAGTGGAATCATAATCTGGATTATAACtcatttaaaggtaaaagaaagtagttgctaCAAACAATTACTTCaagagaaagtcttttaaatcaaggttattaattgtcaccatatttagatctggtacattaatgttaAGTAATCTTTCAAAagtcatgaaatcttagctcaaaactgataattatgattatcattaacacagaaaagcatatgtgggacagtgtactATTGTTGCTTTGAAAAATAACCAACATTCGATgaaattctgtgcttatttttgCTAATTTCGAAGCAATTATGTATGTTTTCTTCCAGAGCcacttggcacatatttttatttttacatacaAACACATGGattgtaattttattggattctgttcgaactcatttcgAGATCATTACCActactggtatttatctttaaccaACAATTATTAATAAggtttttttgtaaatcatgttGAGTTGATGCTCAAAGAATTTCATTGTGACTTTATTGATAAATTATCAGTCAATAGTAAATACCAAGTAATGAAAGGCATCTgaagtaataaaaaaagttttttattgAAAACCCCAACAAAGTTGAATGTATaacattgaataaaaatgagagaATTCCGGTAGTGTAAAAATCATTCAACAAAGGTTTCTTCTATAGCACAAATTCATGAATGGGATGAACTTTACAAGAGATGACATTGGAAGGTGCGGTTGATCCCCTAATTGATCTTGGGGGAACTTGAAGGAGAAAGAACATTGTCAATTGGCAGAGGATGTCATACTACAAGGTCACAATactaaaatatattgtttttagTAAGTGATTAATTATATCAATGGGAAGTTTGAGGTAAAATTGCGATAGATCATCTGTTAAAAAaattcttgggggggggggggggggatggatgGTTTATTAGTACAGTAAGTGGAAGGATATTTAGACAATTGTTTTTATTGCAAGTTGACCCCATAGCCCCATTAGACGTGAAATACAAATCATagttaattcaaacaatacaagaTTGACCATACAAATAGAAATCAATATGACTTTCAACTCAATTTATCCTGAGCACATTGAATGTTTTTTATTCCACTGTGAATAGACTTGAGCCTTCACAAGGTGATGTCTTCAGATTTTGAACAGTGgataacagaaatgaaaaaaatgaatctcGACAGAAATTTGTGGGGAAAAAAAGGGCAAAGGTTTTATCTGACCTTGTGAAAAAAGTAAAGTTGAATTTGAAAAAGGTGTCATGTACATCTGTAAATATCTGGATGTAATTTCATTAGAGCTaaactgattttattttttggctAGATGGTGAGGAGACAAATTCAACTATTCCTGACTTTCATCATGTTTACAATGTTTTCATGGAGATTTTGGAAAAGTTTCTCTTTTTCTGTCAGAATATATATTGTTAGTTAAATAATGTTGTTACATGCTTTTCACACTACACAGATTTTCCTTATCTCTGGGAAATCgatggggcggggggggggggggggggggtcttagccctaCCAATTTCCCATGTTAAGCTCAGCCCACTTCGGTTTCTCACACTAtattttagcaaagtgggctagcacagtaaatagtacggtactatctggccctgcaaaaaaacAGGGTTAGCAGGCTTATTGgtggtgctaagagatgcagtgtgaaacaaaACCAGGCTAAAGAAAAGtgggggctaagcattagccaatcataTAAGTcaaaattgcacgttaatctgtgtggcaaaatcatcaatattcatgagctgtgcgATAGTCCAGGGTTTAGGTGCTAACCCCAGCTAAGCAAATAGTATGATATTAAGAAAGACAGTATGAAAccaaaaaagatagtatggggctAAGAATAGTCCAGGGTAAAGGATAGTATGGGATTAAGGAattgcagtgtgaaaagcatattagtgacccatttaaaaaaataatatgtagATATTTACTATGCAGTTGGATTTTAGAAGAGTATAGGCCGACACATATTtttgtatggggggggggggatatgaaGTAAAATGTGAATAATCATAGTTGAATAGATAAAACAGTGATATTAGTTGAATTAATGGTCAAAATAGAAAGTGAAGTCACTTATATCccataaaatgtattttgtacTAGATGTCAATTACAAAagcaaacatgaaaaataactctatggaacaatgaatgaaaatactAATCACAATCTTAATGAAGGTTgatttaattaataaaaaaaggacaCTTCAAAATGggaatgatatgcaaattttgtTATAACATGCAATgggatatatttatttttaatgaatattactAACCTGCAAATTTAAGAGATTCCAATTTCTTCAGATAAAAATCCAACACATTATATCTTCAGAACTTTTCCAAAGTATGGCAAATGCTCCAAAACACAAAGCAGAATAATGTCCAAGAGAGGGTTTCTTGATTCAACATGTTACCCCTCCCACCGCAGAGCATCGTCTGGACTGCAAGCAAGCATCGGTGTCCCAAGCCCCTCCAAAATATAGAAGTGCAATAGGAAGTCACCTGCTTGAAGGGTGCACTATAAATGTAGCGACCAATTTGGCTTGGTCGGTAGCTGTGCTGCTAGGTTGATGACAGGACTGCAGATCTCAGTTTCTTCCacactaaaaaaaagttttcctaGTCTTGCACTCAGACCCTGCTGTGTGTTACTGTTTTGGTTTGATCAAATGGAACAACTGTGGTTTAGGAATGTTGATTCCTTTCATTGTTATCAGTTCCCTATTTTATAAGATTTACTTTTATAGTAACCttgccatccagtggtaactACCATTGTAACAATGCTCAATAgtcaatcaaaatatcatgCTTAAAGATATATCTCCATGTTACTTTTATATTCCAGTCGTGTGTAAAGTTGTTCATTAAGTCATGCGTAACTTTAAAATCCTCTTCATGGAATACCACCCGGGTAGTGTTTTGTGCAAAGTAAGTAGTGATGTTTTGATAGAAATTCTGATGTTATAGTGCTCCACAAATAGACAGATTATGTATTTAAGTGACAATTGTTACTCTCACCCGATTTTGCTTTCCTTTAAACACAGTCTGCTCTATGcttttttcaatctttccaaacacaaacataaaaaattaaGGTTTTTATATGTGccttaaaataagaaaaaaaactttacttTGATGATAAATTGCGTGAATAGTTGAATGATCTTCTGCAGACACTTTATTTTGAATTGGGTTGTTAATCTGTGATTCTCCCTTGAATACATTACTTTTGCCCTATTGTATACctgccaaaaaaaaagagaagggacTTGAAAGATATTGTTTTTGCTCATTAATGTAAATTCATTATTTACAGAGTGATCACTTCCTTATTAAGGGTTCAATAAATtcacaagtaggcctataccaaCTATTTCaagagccaaaaaatgaaacagagAACACTTGTAATGAACTGTTATACAAGCAAAGAATTAAACAAgtgtttactttttattttggtttCATACATTTCATCAGGATACGTTTAtagtttttaaaaggaaaacaagCAGCAAGAATTTCACTGTTTTATCTAATCGTTTCCAACTGtttttgacatattttaaagtcaGATCTGTTTTGGAATGAACAGAGTTTTTAGTCCGATCGAGAGACTTAtggctgacatttttttttaatgaaacaaaagAAGTATAGTTGTAATTTATTTTAGTCTGCAACACTGATCTCAATTTGGCTTTGTAATAGATGGACTGTCTACTTTGTAGCCAGGTGTATTGCATGAATAGAGAAGGGTAATGATTATCTTCCATGATGCAAGGCAGTTTGTGGCAGTTATTCAAAGTTGAAGTGGCTGTTATGTGTACACAAAATAATGTtgttacaattttttgtttggtatTCTTTAATTGATTGGCTCCTTAAATAGAAATTTTGAAGGAAGTtactcgtcgatctggcgctgcacggtggctgccgggcccacgatcaattgggcaaagcagatttttggagtatttcatttcatgtctatttcgaacaataaatcatggattttcattttcaaattatgaaagCATACTTTCTTTATTATCTCCAAGTTTAAACCATATTGATGAGAGTGAaaaatctttgattttgttatgtttgtgccatttatttttgttatcaaatAATCCTCCTTCAGATAGTTATTTTGTAAGGGGAAGtaatggaaattattattttttaatctgatCTGATCTTTAGAGTAAATTCTCAATGGGAGTGAAATGTTAATACACAAAATgttgtgttatttttttacacaGTTTACACTTAAAAATGGGTATATAAATGACAGGAATTCGGaagtggtaaaaaaaaattatatcgcATTTTAGATATACATCATAAATTACTATCTTTACTTATTGCCAAAGTGTTATTTTCTGTTGAAACCAAACTGAACATGAGAGTCAATTATGGTTTAGAATATGGTGAGCAGGAAGTGATTGTGACATGTATATTGGCAATTAATGTAATTAATGTGTAATAAAGTACCAGTGACTCTCAAAACTactcatattttgttttctgttcatTGTTATGATGGAGAGTGCATTTAATTAAATAGTTATATGTTGATATACTCTGGGTTAGAGCTGCTATAGGCTTGAGAGTGCCTGGTAGGTATTGTTGTGAGAAGAGGGGAAGCTAGTGATTATTTCTCTGTCAGTTTAAGAGATTAAAGAAGTTCATGACTGAATCATAATACATTGATCAGGGATGTTGTCACACATTCACAGAGCAGTCAAACAATAAGTAACATTATAGggtgaaaattgaatatttcagcCATTCCAGgcaatacaaacaaaacacGAAgcgtgtgacatcatcaactctttcatttgcatattacaTATTACCATCTTTTGAGGATATGTAAACTATAATAAAATGCTACATTCCTACCCACttgtagaaaaattgatttctcctttattaatttttcatgtttatgCTGGGTTATACTCAGATTTAAGGGCATCCATGTCCAAGTGACAATATTGCTGAACATATCAAATTGATTGAAAAATCCTCAAGTTGTCATGttattctttgaattttatTCTTAATCACATATACATCACCATTTTTAAAACCAAGGGTCATCCTTTCTAAATGAACAATTGTACCCTTTAGGTGCAGAAAGGTATAAGTGAATATTAAAAAGCAGAGAAATTACAAGAGATAAGGGCAGTCTGAGGTCAGGCCAGCTCAATTACTAAGTAAATGGACCATAAATAGACGGTTATCGATCTGAAAcagtaaaaatatttattttgatttgattgtcATCAAATATGAAGTGCTATCTTTTCCTTCCTTGAGTACCCCCCTTCATTTGTCCACCAGACTGTTATTATCCCAATCACTATTCATACTACCACTCTCCTGGTATTCTCTATTCCCTGTTTCTGCCTTGTTCCTATGTGCCTTGTTCTTTGACCTTGTTCTCAGTATACTTTCTTGAACTGGTTTCCCTGTAAACCAGTTTAGGAAACTAGTTTGGAAGAACACTTTGCCAGCATTCTCACCAACATCTCCTGAAATGGTTTTCAGCACCACTTCAATTTAAGTGCTCTTGTTGCTATAGGAATGCTCTCAGCGGGGTCAAATGTTTCAcgcaaaatttgaaaccgcagtgTGGGCATTGTACAAATCTTCCAAAATGTTCTAAGATTGCTCCCAAAGAACAGTTGTGTTATCTATCACCTATGCTTAAActagtttaacgaggcaaagcagTTGAAAAACCATATGgtgaggtggttttccaaacctgtttgGAAGAGCGCTTCCGAGACCGCTTCTAACGTTCCCATTACACATTAAAGGTAACTGGTTCCaggaaactagttttaggacagTAATGAGAATGGGGTCATGGTGTCATGTCTGATCCTGGATGATCTTTTGCACCATCTTAATTTGTTGGAGAAATATTTTGGCACAGATCTTGCTCTGATGATCTTAATATCATATTGTCTTTAAATGCCAAGCCACTTTGTtgtaaagaatgaatgaatatatactTTCTGGTTTTCATCATCTAGTGGGTAATAAGAAATGGCAAAattgatattatgattatgatctGGCCTGGAGGACTAGTTGagcttatttttctttttaagataaTAAAACGAGAGACAAAAACCGTTGTACCTATCAGAAGATTTCACTCTGAAAGGGCCATGGGATTGGCTGGTAGAATTGCCTGTTTGGCTAGATTGATCATGTACAAACGAGGTCTTTGTACCAGGTCTATAAACAAATCCGACAGGAACCTTCATAGCATTGTGAATAATTTAAGCAGACATTATATATGTCCATGATAGAAAATTCATGACACGAGCATATTTTTTAGGATTCTTTTGGTAGGCGTAGCCAACTGTTCTGTTACACATACTGGTAAATAGCCAATTCGTCTGTTGAAACTCTTCCACTCATCACATGATCtaacttcatttagtctaatgccattctgtccatcaaaaATTCGTCTtacaatcatttggtccaataaccatttagtccaatcatcactttgtctaattaccAGTTCAtttatgaccatttcgtctcttaatcagttggtctaatacccacgttagtttcattcatttcgcccaattaacacttggtCCAATTAGATCacatggtatatggactaactGGCGATTTGATCAACTGGTTATTAGgtgaaatggtgagtggatgaaatggcaattagatcatgttgatagtggacaaacttatggtagactaaatgataatagacAAGCTGGTAATTGGACAAATTTGCATTAGACCAATAGGAAATTAATCCACACATCTACGTATTGCATAACTGTATTATTTGTTGCTTTTTTAAAATAGTTAACATCCATCTTGTTTAAAACTCTCAGGTATTATTGGCTTATACtttgacaaaatatatcatGCCTCTCATTTAGTTATAAGCAATTATTACGTGTGATACAGAAAATGTTAGCAGATAATCAAATATACTTAACTCGCTAACTTTCAATCCTGTGCATCTCTATGCAGTGTATACACAAAACCAAGATTTCTATACGTTAAGTGTATGTGCGCACCATGCATGATGGGCGACTGCAATATAACAATTTACGTCACAATCGCTTAGCAAGAGTTACTtcactaatacccctttcataaacccaattaaaatgaattaggcggctaatagcagcataatttggtcgtaaaattggaggagaacaagagttatccgcattactctgatgctgctattatccgcataatagcggcatcgggataagattttgagtttatgaacgcatttc is a window of Lytechinus variegatus isolate NC3 chromosome 2, Lvar_3.0, whole genome shotgun sequence DNA encoding:
- the LOC121409034 gene encoding G-protein coupled receptor moody-like, with protein sequence MATDSYLTNPPAWDDGSHIHGINNYAERAFLAILYCIIGMVGIVGNLFVMAAVLLSRKLQTATNVFIISLSVTDLLVSIVQPFQAVGLLGPKGWPLHPVICAIAGSIVVTAVSCSVLTLALIAINRYILITRSRKDYRRIYTPSKMALMVILSWMYPIVTLVVPQAAGHGKLGFDINSRLCAWDFMHPIAYVYQILAGILSMMSFMLIVMSYTFIYRHVREHVRNTMATASKAKLSPSEPSPNKSSETEKVPPAKKEPGQKKVHKPTRLDITITKNLLYVICGFFMCVLPYTILLFATTFVKSPGLISHVSSYLALVLVFDSCLNPIIYALKHPNFKIVFGCMVRCEFSRIPEPSRFLRRFLSSSTLTDSDNEARSRQSNTETSVSGMHTSSC